Proteins found in one Bremerella volcania genomic segment:
- a CDS encoding ZIP family metal transporter encodes MPTWLTVTLLTLMAGMSMPLGALFARIEHIHREWLEQEFRHAVMAFGGGALFSAVALVLVPEGIEELPTHYSVLWFVLGGLIFCGLDILLARYHSPTTQLVAMLSDFIPEAMALGAAFSAGGNSGPLLAILIALQNLPEGFNAYREMNQGPGISGFKIVMVFGVLALLGPIAGLGGFLLLAQYPAVVAAIKLVAGGGILFLVFQDIAPQARLEKAWAPALGAVLGFALGVLGCELLP; translated from the coding sequence ATGCCCACTTGGTTAACTGTTACTTTACTGACGCTGATGGCCGGTATGTCGATGCCGCTGGGAGCACTCTTCGCACGCATCGAACATATCCATCGCGAATGGCTTGAGCAGGAATTCCGGCATGCCGTGATGGCATTTGGTGGCGGTGCTTTGTTTTCCGCTGTGGCCTTGGTTTTAGTGCCGGAGGGGATAGAAGAACTCCCTACCCACTATTCGGTATTGTGGTTTGTCTTGGGAGGGCTCATCTTTTGTGGGCTCGATATCCTTCTGGCCCGTTACCATAGCCCCACCACGCAGCTCGTGGCGATGTTGTCCGACTTCATCCCCGAAGCCATGGCACTAGGAGCGGCTTTTAGTGCTGGCGGAAATTCCGGGCCGTTGCTAGCCATTTTGATTGCCCTACAAAATCTTCCCGAAGGATTTAATGCCTACCGCGAAATGAATCAGGGGCCTGGTATTTCCGGCTTCAAGATCGTCATGGTATTTGGCGTTCTGGCACTCCTCGGACCGATTGCGGGACTGGGTGGCTTTCTTCTTTTGGCGCAGTACCCGGCCGTGGTCGCGGCGATCAAACTCGTCGCTGGCGGTGGAATCTTATTCTTGGTCTTTCAAGACATCGCGCCTCAGGCCCGGCTAGAAAAGGCCTGGGCACCGGCACTGGGTGCCGTGCTGGGATTCGCTTTGGGTGTATTGGGTTGCGAACTGCTTCCGTAA